GCTCGCCTACACGCTGATCCTCGTTCCGCTCGGCCTGGAATACCTCTACACGCTGGCGTTCATTCTGATAATCGCCGCCCTCGTGCAGTTTGTCGAAATAGTGCTCAAAAAGGTGATGCCCGGCCTTTATAAATCGCTCGGGATCTACCTCCCGCTCATAACGACGAACTGCGCCGTCCTCGGCGTCGCGGTCATCAACATGAACGAGAAATACACGCTGATCGAATCGATCATCAACGCATTCGGCGCATCGGCGGGCTTCCTGCTCGCGATCGTCCTCATGGCCGGAATACGCGAACGTATCGAGACGAGCGCGGGGATGCCGCGCTGCCTGCGCGGACTGCCGATCACGCTCATCACGGCCGGGCTCATGTCGATAGCCTTCATGGGCTTCGCCGGGCTCATTAAATAGGGGAGGCGCTTGAAATGGACGGAATAATCTACCCAACGATCGTAATGGGAGGGCTGGGCGTCATCTTCGGGTGTATGCTCGCCTTTGCCTCGCAGAAATTCCACGTCGAA
The window above is part of the Cloacibacillus evryensis DSM 19522 genome. Proteins encoded here:
- the rsxA gene encoding electron transport complex subunit RsxA, which codes for MSLLALFISSVLVNNILLARFLGCCPFLGVSSQLETAKGMGIAVVFVTTFAAIMTWLAYTLILVPLGLEYLYTLAFILIIAALVQFVEIVLKKVMPGLYKSLGIYLPLITTNCAVLGVAVINMNEKYTLIESIINAFGASAGFLLAIVLMAGIRERIETSAGMPRCLRGLPITLITAGLMSIAFMGFAGLIK